In Anaerobacillus isosaccharinicus, one genomic interval encodes:
- a CDS encoding DUF2254 domain-containing protein, whose amino-acid sequence MKKLVLKINGSIWLKPAIYCLISLLIAILVVYIDMNLEDFIDKHIPTYFVTSVDLAQIILGTISAAIVTMTTITFSTIMVVLTTYTSQFSPRILKGFVTKSSTMRVLGVFLGGFIYSILSLLFMRKAEIDNDVIAATVGVFVAFVCLAFFAYFIQNVATSIQVSNLIKELTIDALKSIEREKDALTKFRNKTVEEELSPPQGYSKVKEITGNSYGYVQLIDYPSLFSYAKEKNFVIEVNQYIGHYVTNKSKLLTIYYNDLDQDLDLKVSDYVTIGDERTSIQDIEFCMIKMVEIALRAISPGINDPNTAIDCIRFLRTPLLEALRNGGRYLVFYDEEDKRRLVKKKESTEQLLYTTFYQISHYGRQDISILLALLDTLIEVAENSSHKIKIEVKTFADYVIKKFDQEVLEELDRKKLTSKLEDLEMILGN is encoded by the coding sequence GTGAAAAAACTTGTTTTAAAAATTAACGGAAGTATTTGGCTTAAGCCAGCAATATATTGTCTTATTTCTTTACTTATAGCTATTTTGGTTGTTTATATAGATATGAATTTAGAAGATTTTATCGACAAACATATTCCGACCTATTTCGTGACGAGTGTGGATTTAGCTCAAATCATTCTTGGTACAATTTCTGCTGCAATTGTGACAATGACAACGATTACCTTTTCAACGATCATGGTTGTTTTGACGACCTATACATCCCAGTTTTCGCCAAGAATTCTAAAAGGTTTTGTTACTAAATCTTCCACAATGAGAGTGTTAGGTGTTTTTTTAGGAGGTTTTATCTATTCGATACTTTCACTACTATTTATGAGGAAAGCGGAAATTGACAATGATGTTATTGCAGCTACTGTAGGGGTCTTTGTCGCTTTTGTTTGCCTCGCCTTTTTTGCTTACTTTATTCAAAATGTTGCAACATCCATTCAAGTAAGTAACTTAATTAAGGAATTAACGATCGATGCTCTAAAATCGATCGAGCGGGAAAAAGACGCTTTAACGAAATTTAGAAATAAAACGGTTGAGGAAGAATTATCTCCGCCACAAGGCTATTCTAAAGTCAAAGAGATAACAGGTAACTCATATGGGTATGTTCAATTAATTGATTATCCGAGTTTATTTTCATACGCAAAAGAGAAAAATTTCGTGATCGAAGTGAATCAATATATAGGACACTACGTCACAAATAAAAGTAAATTATTAACGATCTATTATAATGACCTTGATCAAGATCTAGATTTGAAAGTTAGTGACTACGTTACGATCGGCGACGAAAGAACATCAATTCAAGATATCGAATTTTGCATGATTAAGATGGTGGAGATCGCTTTAAGAGCCATTTCCCCTGGAATTAACGATCCTAATACAGCCATTGATTGTATTCGATTTTTAAGAACTCCACTACTAGAGGCGTTAAGAAATGGTGGGAGGTATCTTGTATTTTATGATGAGGAGGATAAACGTCGTTTAGTTAAGAAAAAAGAGAGTACCGAGCAGCTACTTTATACAACCTTTTATCAAATTAGTCACTATGGAAGACAGGATATATCCATCCTTTTGGCATTATTAGATACCTTAATTGAAGTAGCAGAAAATAGTAGTCATAAAATAAAGATTGAAGTGAAAACTTTTGCCGACTATGTCATTAAAAAATTTGACCAAGAGGTCTTAGAAGAATTAGATCGTAAAA